Proteins from a single region of Geothrix sp. PMB-07:
- a CDS encoding methyl-accepting chemotaxis protein, whose product MLLTGRFIRAYALEETDQARAIQKDKIAKAKATYDDAEKKLVTLLGSDDAETLAILQSTDPQRQQAEVIHARFIELVDRGRKEEAVHLIFGEGRKAITAWQDGLEKLLALQEKQANEKSAAAVKAADRADVVLLALGLGAVIVGIWLSMAISRSVAGPAEEMCQAIEQGLARGDLRVNLPVHSQDELGRVALAFNEFLVKLRGIWRGLADASARTASGSMELSAGAEQMSATTDQIARSTESQRQSSERLAAAVTEFSASVQQVAGNVREARHQADSAVQATDRGHRAGDDTTAAMHEIQTATEQIVRAVQVIQEIARQTNLLSLNAAIEAAKAGAQGKGFAVVAEEVRKLAERSGLAAKEIAERINSSNEAVAGGRETVTATVTALNSIRASVTGLSSLISEIGSATEEQSHTSDEVAQAVDEGAQQATQNATATTQLAHTVSEVARTANDLAQVADELAQSVAQFQT is encoded by the coding sequence ATGCTTCTGACAGGGCGCTTCATTCGGGCCTACGCGCTGGAGGAAACGGACCAGGCGCGAGCCATCCAGAAAGATAAAATCGCCAAGGCCAAAGCCACTTACGACGATGCCGAGAAGAAGCTGGTGACCCTGCTCGGCTCCGACGATGCCGAAACCCTGGCGATCCTGCAGAGCACAGATCCTCAGCGGCAACAGGCGGAGGTCATCCATGCCCGGTTCATCGAACTGGTGGACCGGGGGCGGAAGGAGGAGGCTGTGCACCTCATTTTTGGGGAGGGGCGCAAAGCCATCACCGCCTGGCAGGACGGCCTGGAGAAACTCCTGGCCCTCCAGGAAAAACAGGCCAACGAAAAGAGCGCGGCGGCTGTCAAAGCAGCGGACCGCGCGGATGTGGTTCTGCTGGCCCTTGGACTGGGGGCAGTGATCGTCGGCATCTGGCTCTCGATGGCCATCTCCCGAAGTGTGGCGGGGCCTGCTGAAGAGATGTGCCAGGCCATCGAACAGGGGTTGGCCCGGGGCGATCTGCGTGTGAATTTGCCTGTTCACTCTCAGGATGAGTTGGGTCGTGTGGCCCTTGCCTTTAATGAGTTTCTTGTGAAACTCCGCGGGATTTGGAGAGGCCTGGCCGATGCCTCCGCGCGCACGGCCAGCGGGTCCATGGAGCTTTCGGCAGGCGCAGAGCAGATGTCTGCCACCACCGATCAGATTGCGAGAAGCACCGAATCCCAGCGCCAGAGCTCTGAACGCCTCGCTGCGGCCGTGACGGAGTTCTCCGCCTCTGTTCAGCAGGTGGCCGGCAATGTCCGGGAGGCGCGCCATCAGGCCGATAGCGCGGTTCAGGCCACGGATCGCGGCCATCGTGCCGGCGATGACACCACGGCAGCCATGCATGAGATCCAGACCGCCACGGAGCAAATTGTCCGGGCCGTCCAGGTCATCCAGGAGATTGCGCGGCAGACCAATCTGCTAAGCCTGAATGCCGCCATCGAGGCGGCCAAGGCCGGAGCCCAGGGCAAAGGCTTCGCCGTGGTCGCCGAGGAAGTTCGGAAACTGGCGGAACGTTCGGGCCTCGCGGCCAAGGAGATCGCCGAACGGATCAACAGCTCCAATGAGGCCGTGGCCGGTGGGCGGGAAACCGTGACGGCCACCGTGACCGCCCTGAACTCCATCCGGGCCAGTGTCACGGGCCTGTCTTCCTTGATCAGCGAAATCGGCAGCGCCACAGAGGAGCAATCCCACACCAGCGATGAGGTGGCTCAGGCCGTGGATGAAGGCGCTCAGCAGGCCACCCAGAATGCCACCGCGACCACGCAACTGGCCCACACGGTGAGCGAAGTGGCGCGTACGGCCAATGATCTTGCCCAGGTGGCGGATGAATTGGCCCAATCGGTGGCGCAGTTCCAAACCTAG
- a CDS encoding VOC family protein, producing MPDPMFFILYVDQPQRSAEFYGKLLGRAPVEASPTFALFVLPSGLKLGLWSRHTVEPKAQAMGGGAELVFTLDNREAVDTAHASWRKAGLPILQPPVAMDFGYTFVALDPDGHRLRVYVQEGA from the coding sequence ATGCCGGATCCCATGTTCTTCATCCTCTACGTCGACCAGCCGCAGCGCAGCGCCGAATTCTACGGGAAGCTGTTGGGACGCGCTCCAGTCGAAGCATCGCCCACCTTCGCCCTCTTCGTGCTGCCTTCCGGCCTCAAGCTGGGGCTCTGGTCCAGGCACACGGTAGAGCCGAAGGCCCAGGCCATGGGGGGCGGCGCCGAGCTGGTGTTTACCCTGGACAACCGCGAGGCGGTCGACACGGCGCATGCCAGCTGGCGGAAGGCGGGCCTGCCGATTCTCCAGCCCCCGGTGGCCATGGACTTCGGGTACACCTTTGTGGCCCTGGATCCCGATGGCCATCGCCTGCGGGTGTACGTGCAGGAGGGGGCATGA
- a CDS encoding CPBP family intramembrane glutamic endopeptidase — translation MTFKNLFIHPETRILRPGWRIPWLILWVLPLVVAISGLVTLARRHVPSPWLPAARALLGLALILGALAIYRWFIHRVEHRVPLEAQVDPNTPWHVGLGFLLGGGAMLLITAILALAGAYRIEGFHSPWLLLRAAIFYLPQSFSEDFFFCLILFRPLREGIGRRPALVVAPLLFALAHMGNPNESVLGIAEIVTSGMVMYYAFDRTDRFWTIWALHFSWNFTMNGVLGMANSGLALQGWIRPTITGPAWLTGEATGPEASALAVGLDLLLLLLLLSRMSAQRLRGPLPGQEAA, via the coding sequence ATGACCTTTAAAAACCTGTTCATCCATCCCGAGACACGGATCCTACGGCCGGGCTGGCGCATCCCTTGGCTGATCCTGTGGGTGCTGCCCCTCGTCGTGGCCATCAGCGGGCTCGTGACCCTGGCCCGTCGCCATGTGCCGAGCCCCTGGCTGCCCGCGGCCAGGGCGCTGCTCGGCCTGGCGCTCATCCTGGGTGCCCTCGCCATCTACCGCTGGTTCATCCACCGCGTGGAGCACCGGGTTCCCCTTGAGGCGCAGGTGGATCCGAACACGCCCTGGCACGTGGGACTGGGCTTCCTCCTGGGCGGCGGCGCCATGCTGCTCATCACCGCCATCCTGGCCCTGGCCGGGGCCTACCGTATCGAGGGCTTCCACTCGCCCTGGCTGCTCCTCAGAGCGGCCATCTTCTATCTCCCGCAATCCTTCTCCGAGGACTTCTTCTTCTGCCTGATCCTCTTCCGCCCCCTGCGGGAGGGCATCGGCCGTCGGCCAGCCCTGGTCGTGGCACCCCTGCTCTTTGCCTTGGCCCACATGGGCAATCCGAACGAGAGCGTGCTGGGCATCGCCGAAATCGTCACCAGCGGCATGGTGATGTACTACGCCTTTGATCGCACTGATCGCTTCTGGACCATCTGGGCCCTGCACTTCTCCTGGAACTTCACCATGAACGGCGTGCTGGGCATGGCCAACAGCGGGCTGGCCCTCCAGGGCTGGATCCGGCCCACCATCACCGGGCCTGCCTGGCTCACGGGCGAGGCGACCGGGCCCGAGGCCTCCGCTTTGGCCGTGGGCTTGGACCTGTTGTTGTTGTTGCTGCTGCTGTCCCGGATGTCAGCCCAGCGGTTGCGGGGCCCCTTACCTGGCCAGGAAGCGGCCTGA
- a CDS encoding YcxB family protein has product MLLTTQYTLTPDEALRGTRTFKRLRYAVSVGSGALVALLGLVVVASEGSPAFGFFMIFNGLLFVAMPELVLRWGRRRRGSAPYSPITLQLDDDGLRLETEVSEGGLPWEAFSEIRRRSGFWIFRMDHTQAVLVPERAFEPAANAELEAFLRGRGILAR; this is encoded by the coding sequence ATGCTCCTCACCACCCAATACACCCTCACCCCCGATGAAGCCCTTCGCGGCACCCGCACCTTCAAGCGGCTGCGGTATGCCGTATCCGTGGGCTCGGGCGCCCTGGTGGCCCTGCTGGGCCTTGTCGTGGTCGCCTCCGAAGGCTCACCCGCCTTCGGGTTTTTCATGATCTTCAACGGACTGCTCTTCGTCGCCATGCCGGAGCTGGTGCTCCGCTGGGGCCGTCGTCGGCGCGGCTCCGCGCCCTATTCCCCCATCACGCTGCAGCTGGATGACGACGGCCTGCGCCTGGAGACCGAGGTCAGCGAAGGTGGACTGCCCTGGGAGGCCTTCAGCGAAATCCGGCGCCGCAGCGGCTTCTGGATCTTCCGCATGGACCACACCCAGGCGGTGCTGGTGCCTGAGCGCGCCTTCGAGCCAGCTGCCAACGCAGAGCTGGAAGCCTTCCTGCGCGGCCGAGGGATCCTCGCCCGATGA
- a CDS encoding TMEM175 family protein, which translates to MADMPSHAGHRHGFALHRVEGFSDAVFAFAVTLLVVSLEVPKSAQELFHTLWGFLAFGICFAFLILIWFDHHTFFKRYPLTDTTTLVLNMALLFVVLLYVYPMKFLFTLLVNGMLLKHSIEGVKTVAEIKTLMVVYGVGFLTVNTVLFLMHLHAWRKREGLRLSPVQRLELGESLRRFLINALVALLSIFLARFTSDTGQFAGWCYALLAPAQTLNGVLTRRRQRAAETIAEA; encoded by the coding sequence ATGGCAGACATGCCTTCGCATGCGGGACATCGTCACGGCTTCGCCTTGCACCGCGTGGAGGGTTTCAGCGACGCGGTGTTCGCCTTCGCGGTCACCTTGCTGGTCGTGTCGCTGGAAGTGCCCAAGTCGGCCCAGGAACTCTTTCACACCCTTTGGGGTTTTCTCGCGTTCGGCATCTGCTTCGCATTCCTGATCCTCATCTGGTTCGATCACCACACCTTCTTCAAGCGCTACCCGCTCACCGATACCACCACGCTGGTGCTCAACATGGCCCTGCTCTTCGTGGTGCTGCTCTACGTCTACCCCATGAAATTCCTCTTCACCCTGCTGGTGAACGGCATGCTGCTGAAGCATTCCATCGAGGGTGTGAAAACGGTCGCTGAAATCAAGACGCTGATGGTGGTCTACGGCGTCGGTTTCCTGACCGTCAACACCGTGCTGTTCCTGATGCACCTGCATGCCTGGCGGAAGCGGGAGGGGCTGAGGCTGTCGCCCGTCCAGCGCCTCGAACTGGGAGAAAGCCTGCGCCGCTTTCTCATCAACGCCCTGGTGGCCCTGCTTTCGATCTTCCTCGCCCGCTTCACCTCGGATACGGGACAGTTTGCGGGCTGGTGCTACGCGCTGCTGGCTCCGGCCCAGACCTTGAATGGTGTGCTCACCCGCCGCCGCCAGCGGGCTGCCGAGACAATCGCTGAGGCGTGA
- a CDS encoding 4-oxalocrotonate tautomerase family protein, translated as MPFVNIRITKDGATAEQKAALIQGTTQLLVDVLGKNPKTTVVIIDEVDTDNWGIGGESVTSRRKQGI; from the coding sequence ATGCCCTTCGTGAACATCCGCATCACCAAAGACGGCGCCACCGCCGAACAGAAGGCCGCCCTCATCCAGGGCACCACCCAGCTGCTGGTGGACGTGCTGGGCAAGAACCCCAAGACCACCGTCGTGATCATCGATGAGGTGGACACCGACAACTGGGGCATCGGCGGCGAAAGCGTCACCTCCAGGCGCAAGCAGGGAATCTGA
- a CDS encoding DUF1801 domain-containing protein codes for MTKPKAKVQNKTKTGVGAGSEAGAASKKATGPSARVDEKLQSLGDWRAHTLAEVRRLIHEAVPDIEEDCKWVKPTNPLGVPTWSCGGIVCTGEAYKQAVKLTFARGAALEDPSGLFNASLEGGTRRAIDLREGERLEAAAFKRLVQAAVAENRRKGAK; via the coding sequence ATGACGAAGCCCAAAGCCAAAGTTCAGAACAAGACCAAGACCGGGGTTGGGGCTGGATCTGAGGCCGGGGCAGCTTCAAAGAAAGCGACCGGCCCTTCTGCCCGCGTCGACGAAAAGCTTCAGTCCCTCGGCGATTGGCGGGCCCACACGCTGGCGGAGGTGCGCAGGCTCATCCACGAAGCGGTCCCTGACATCGAAGAGGACTGCAAGTGGGTTAAACCCACCAACCCCCTGGGCGTGCCCACCTGGTCGTGCGGCGGGATCGTCTGCACCGGCGAGGCCTACAAGCAGGCGGTCAAACTGACCTTCGCCCGGGGCGCCGCCCTGGAGGATCCCAGCGGCCTCTTCAACGCCAGCCTGGAGGGCGGCACCCGCCGCGCCATCGACCTCCGGGAAGGCGAACGCCTCGAAGCCGCTGCCTTCAAACGCCTGGTACAGGCGGCCGTGGCGGAGAACCGCCGCAAGGGCGCGAAATAG
- a CDS encoding DNA-3-methyladenine glycosylase produces MKLEAPVDRAARSLLGQLLRRDEVVLRITEVEAYDGPNDTASHARHGRTSRNAPMWGPPGRAYLYFCYGMHWMLNVTTGPEGHPSAVLIRGAEVLSGLDTVLIRRKATKVTPQLCTGPGKVAQALGLDKTFDGHDLLVPGGLELAPAKVPKRIVTGPRLGIGFASPEDQARPWRFADGDSSAVLKRSDLAPWKP; encoded by the coding sequence ATGAAACTTGAGGCCCCCGTGGATCGCGCTGCCCGCAGCCTGCTGGGCCAGCTGCTCCGCAGAGACGAGGTCGTTCTGCGCATCACCGAGGTGGAGGCCTACGACGGCCCCAACGATACGGCCAGCCACGCGCGGCATGGCCGGACTTCCCGCAATGCACCGATGTGGGGGCCGCCGGGCCGGGCCTACCTCTACTTCTGCTACGGCATGCACTGGATGCTGAACGTGACGACAGGGCCCGAAGGCCATCCCTCCGCCGTGCTCATCCGCGGCGCCGAAGTGCTGTCGGGTTTGGATACCGTCCTCATACGCCGCAAAGCGACCAAGGTCACCCCGCAACTCTGCACTGGCCCCGGCAAAGTGGCTCAGGCCCTGGGCCTGGACAAGACCTTCGATGGCCACGATCTGCTGGTCCCCGGTGGACTGGAGTTGGCCCCCGCCAAAGTCCCCAAGCGGATTGTGACCGGGCCCCGACTGGGCATCGGCTTCGCCTCCCCCGAGGATCAGGCCCGCCCCTGGCGCTTTGCCGATGGGGACAGTTCCGCCGTCTTGAAGCGTTCGGATCTGGCACCCTGGAAGCCCTGA
- a CDS encoding DUF5700 domain-containing putative Zn-dependent protease gives MKACGQAFLSVLLLSGACGHLLAQDPAQGPVQAPVQTSPQETVPAGAIQLRMDASEAKAVLDILEARASGRPPTEADWQRLFSTEPYLSLERRESAMHVPFTRDEFKAFVLSADLAKRAESLRLALEAWKKADLAAAARRILPYLPARARIRAKVFPVIKPKANSFVFETETDPAIFLYLDPALPAAKVENTVAHEMHHIGFASLEDENAALLKDLSPAARAAAEWVGAFGEGFAMLAAAGGMEVHPHAVGSREDRARWDKELGNFNADLNALETFFLEVIHQKRKTKAEISEKAFTFFGVQGPWYTVGYQMAIVIERQFGRAVLVECMGDPRKLLPTFNRAAREENKQRKKPLALWSQELVDALAGAPPKP, from the coding sequence ATGAAGGCTTGTGGGCAGGCATTCCTCTCTGTTCTGCTGCTGTCGGGAGCCTGCGGCCATCTTTTGGCCCAGGACCCGGCCCAGGGCCCGGTTCAGGCGCCGGTTCAGACGTCGCCGCAGGAGACGGTTCCCGCTGGCGCCATCCAGCTCCGCATGGATGCCTCGGAGGCCAAGGCCGTCCTGGACATCCTCGAGGCCCGCGCCTCCGGGAGGCCCCCCACGGAAGCCGATTGGCAGCGCCTCTTCTCGACCGAGCCCTACCTCAGCCTGGAACGGCGCGAGTCGGCCATGCATGTGCCCTTCACGCGGGATGAGTTCAAGGCCTTCGTGCTTTCGGCGGACCTCGCCAAGAGGGCCGAGTCCCTGCGGCTGGCCCTGGAGGCCTGGAAGAAGGCGGACCTGGCCGCCGCGGCGCGGAGAATCCTTCCCTACCTGCCGGCGCGCGCCCGGATCCGCGCGAAGGTCTTTCCCGTGATCAAACCCAAGGCCAACAGTTTCGTCTTCGAGACAGAAACCGATCCGGCCATCTTCCTCTACCTGGATCCGGCGCTGCCCGCCGCCAAGGTGGAGAACACCGTGGCGCACGAGATGCACCACATCGGCTTCGCCAGCCTCGAAGACGAGAATGCCGCCCTGCTGAAGGACCTGTCGCCCGCGGCCAGGGCCGCGGCGGAATGGGTGGGCGCCTTCGGCGAAGGGTTCGCCATGCTCGCGGCGGCGGGGGGGATGGAGGTGCATCCCCATGCGGTCGGTTCCCGCGAGGATCGGGCGCGATGGGACAAGGAGCTCGGGAACTTCAATGCCGACCTGAACGCGCTGGAAACGTTCTTCCTGGAAGTCATCCACCAGAAGCGGAAGACGAAGGCGGAGATTTCGGAAAAGGCCTTCACCTTCTTCGGCGTCCAGGGCCCTTGGTACACCGTGGGCTACCAGATGGCCATCGTCATCGAGCGCCAGTTCGGGCGGGCGGTGCTGGTGGAATGCATGGGCGATCCCCGCAAGCTCCTGCCGACGTTCAACCGCGCCGCCCGGGAGGAAAACAAGCAGCGGAAGAAGCCCCTGGCCCTGTGGTCGCAGGAGCTGGTCGACGCCTTGGCCGGGGCTCCCCCCAAACCCTGA
- a CDS encoding integron integrase, with product MNPNDATRSPKLLDLVRQAIRLRHLSPATEEAYVRWIKRFVLFHEKRHPKDMGAREVEAFLSHLAMDRMVSPSTQNQAKASLLFLYKDVLEAPLPWLSDIAQARRARRLPVVLTLEEVVSLLNQLNGTLGLIAHLLYGTGMRLMEGLRLRVKDIDFERREIIVREGKGFKDRVTLLPEVLIQPMRLQLRRARSFHERDLAEGVGEVWVPEGLAAKYKGLGRSWAWHWVFPSHLRSVDPRAGVTRRHHIYPESVQRAVREGSRRADLSKPVTPHVLRHSFATHLLQAGTDIRTLQELLGHKDVETTMIYTHVLNRGGKGIQSPLDRVSSQIPRFRSAPGPVSRDRDPADLPPTAGHPAMSASTS from the coding sequence ATGAATCCCAACGATGCCACCCGCTCCCCGAAACTCCTCGACCTGGTGCGGCAGGCCATCCGCCTGCGGCACCTGAGCCCGGCGACCGAAGAGGCCTACGTCCGCTGGATCAAGCGCTTCGTCCTCTTCCATGAGAAACGCCACCCGAAGGACATGGGCGCCCGCGAGGTCGAAGCCTTCCTGTCCCACCTGGCCATGGACCGAATGGTTTCGCCCTCGACCCAGAATCAGGCCAAGGCCTCGCTCCTCTTTCTCTACAAGGACGTATTGGAGGCCCCTCTTCCCTGGCTCTCGGACATCGCCCAGGCCCGCCGGGCGCGGAGGCTGCCCGTGGTGCTCACCCTGGAGGAGGTTGTCAGCCTGCTCAACCAGCTGAATGGAACCCTCGGGCTCATCGCCCACCTGCTCTACGGAACGGGCATGCGGCTCATGGAAGGCCTGCGGCTGCGCGTGAAGGACATCGACTTCGAACGGCGCGAGATCATTGTCCGGGAGGGGAAGGGGTTCAAGGACCGGGTCACCCTGCTCCCCGAGGTTCTGATCCAGCCCATGCGGCTGCAGCTCCGGCGCGCCCGCTCCTTCCACGAAAGGGACCTCGCCGAGGGCGTGGGAGAGGTGTGGGTTCCCGAGGGGCTTGCGGCCAAGTACAAGGGCCTGGGCCGATCCTGGGCCTGGCACTGGGTGTTCCCCTCCCACCTGCGGTCCGTGGATCCAAGGGCCGGGGTGACGCGCCGGCATCACATCTATCCGGAAAGCGTTCAGCGGGCCGTGCGCGAGGGATCCCGGCGTGCCGACCTGTCGAAGCCGGTGACCCCCCATGTCCTCCGCCATTCCTTTGCCACCCACCTGCTCCAGGCCGGCACCGACATCCGAACCCTCCAGGAGCTTCTGGGCCACAAGGATGTGGAGACGACCATGATCTACACCCATGTGCTCAACCGCGGCGGGAAGGGCATCCAGAGCCCCCTGGACCGCGTCTCCAGCCAGATTCCACGGTTCCGATCCGCACCTGGCCCGGTGTCCCGTGACCGGGATCCCGCCGACCTGCCTCCGACGGCTGGCCATCCAGCGATGTCGGCCTCGACGAGCTGA
- the gdhA gene encoding NADP-specific glutamate dehydrogenase produces MSQYVNEVLEGLKKKAPWESLFIQAATEILHSLAPVLEKEPKYKKHAILERILEPERAIGFRVPWVDDKGIIRVNPGWRVQFSSAIGPYKGGIRFHPNVTLDTLKFLGFEQIFKNSLTGLPMGGGKGGSNFDPNGKSDAEVMRFCQSFMMELFRHIGPDTDVPAGDIGVGGREVGYMFGMYKKLANEFTGVLTGKGQYWGGSLIRPEATGFGVVYFAEEALKTKGNTIAGKRVAVSGFGNVAWGAVTKATQLGAKVVTISGPDGYIYDADGISGEKIAYMEEMLRIDRMSVAPYAAKFKSAQFHAGKRPWEQKVDVALPCAIQNELNLDEAKGLLANGCLAVVEGANMPSTLDAVEFFQANTDKIIFSPGKASNAGGVATSGLEMSQNSMRLGWTAEEVDARLHQIMINIHKSCVDAAARFGTPGNYVNGANIAGFLKVADSMIDQGLV; encoded by the coding sequence ATGAGCCAGTACGTCAACGAAGTCCTTGAGGGCCTCAAGAAGAAGGCTCCCTGGGAGAGCCTCTTCATCCAGGCTGCCACCGAAATCCTGCACTCCCTGGCTCCCGTCCTCGAGAAGGAGCCCAAGTACAAGAAGCACGCCATCCTCGAGCGCATCCTCGAGCCCGAGCGTGCGATCGGCTTCCGTGTGCCCTGGGTGGACGACAAGGGCATCATCCGCGTCAATCCAGGCTGGCGTGTGCAGTTCAGCAGCGCCATCGGGCCCTACAAGGGCGGCATCCGCTTCCACCCCAACGTCACCCTCGACACCCTGAAGTTCCTGGGCTTCGAGCAGATCTTCAAGAACAGCCTCACCGGCCTGCCCATGGGCGGCGGCAAGGGCGGTTCCAACTTCGACCCCAACGGCAAGTCTGACGCCGAAGTCATGCGCTTCTGCCAGTCCTTCATGATGGAACTCTTCCGCCACATCGGCCCTGACACCGACGTGCCGGCCGGCGACATCGGCGTGGGCGGCCGCGAAGTGGGCTACATGTTCGGCATGTACAAGAAGCTCGCCAACGAGTTCACCGGCGTGCTCACCGGCAAGGGCCAGTACTGGGGCGGCAGCCTCATCCGCCCCGAGGCCACGGGCTTCGGCGTGGTCTACTTCGCCGAAGAGGCGCTGAAGACCAAGGGCAACACCATCGCCGGCAAGCGGGTGGCCGTGTCCGGCTTCGGCAACGTCGCCTGGGGCGCCGTCACCAAGGCCACCCAGCTGGGTGCCAAGGTGGTCACCATCTCCGGCCCCGACGGCTACATCTATGACGCCGACGGCATCAGCGGCGAGAAGATCGCGTACATGGAAGAGATGCTCCGCATCGACCGCATGTCCGTGGCCCCCTACGCGGCGAAGTTCAAGAGCGCCCAGTTCCACGCTGGCAAGCGCCCCTGGGAGCAGAAGGTCGACGTGGCCCTGCCCTGCGCCATCCAGAACGAACTGAACCTCGACGAGGCCAAGGGCCTGCTCGCCAACGGCTGCTTGGCCGTGGTGGAAGGCGCCAACATGCCCAGCACCCTGGACGCCGTTGAGTTCTTCCAGGCCAACACGGACAAGATCATCTTCTCCCCCGGCAAGGCCTCCAACGCCGGCGGCGTGGCCACCTCCGGCCTCGAGATGAGCCAGAACTCCATGCGCCTGGGCTGGACCGCCGAGGAAGTGGACGCCCGCCTGCACCAGATCATGATCAACATCCACAAGTCCTGCGTGGACGCCGCCGCCCGCTTCGGCACCCCCGGCAACTACGTGAACGGCGCGAACATCGCCGGCTTCCTCAAGGTGGCCGATTCGATGATCGATCAGGGCCTCGTGTAA